CAAGAAGGAAGGCAAACACTAAAATGTATTCTAAAACACTAGACTAGGGTGCTCTGGTCAATTTGCTACTTAAATTAGGTTCAGATTCAGAAAAAGTTTACGACAATTACAAGTTAGAAGTAATTACAAGTTAAAACATCTCAAACTGTTGTTTGTGGTTAACAAAAGATTAAGTATGGTTCCTGAAAAACCTGATTTAGATAAAAAATAAGCAGctttataaatatgtaacacTCCTTCATACTCTTCGACTATGCAATAAAAGCTCCAGATAAGCaacaaacaactgaaaatgaaagacaaagtCAAGTTTTCCACGACTGTTTATTAAACATCGGATTATTCGTAGTTCATAACTTTCAGCACCAGATGTCGCTTTGTCTATTCTAAAGACGCCATCGACAGGCACCGTAAAGTCAGGAAGAGGAGGGAATTATGTCTCACCTCGGGACGCCACTGTAGAGTACTTTAAAATGATCGTACTGTACTATGAGCCCACTTGAACACAAAGCTGGATCAAGATAGAAAAATACCATGTGTGGACAGCGCTACGGGACGAAAGCATTTAAGTGCGCGCCCTTTTTGCTATGTTTACGGTACAAAAGTCTGAGGTCCAGCTTCGCGATATTGTGCGCGGTAGGCCGAGATCTCGGGACGCAGTGAAAGCACGAGACGCATACAGTAGTGACAGGGACGCTAACAGTCGAGACCCGGAGCCCGCGCGACTGTCGCACGCGTCCAGGTAACGAGTGACCGTTAGTGGGACACGTTCGTTCGTGGTCCGTTTACTGGCGAACGCACTGAAATTACAATTCATTTCACTGTactgatgagaaaaaaaatatcgtAATCATAATGCACTGTCTGTGTACAGCGAAAACAGTCCACCGCGtagactagtagtagtagtactagtcCGCACACCGCGTGAGTCaccagctggcagctgcttcGTTAGTTGTCGAGATACgattaatgtgtattttttttttactgcatgatCTCGTGAATACACAGAACGATAGTTAGGggggcatttttattttatatccGTTTCTCTCAGGTAGTAAGAAAAAAACGGCATGTCAGTAATTTTAACGGGACGTTTTTTCTTATGGAAGCGGactaggctgtgtgtgtgtgtgtgttagggggACGACGACACGTCGTCTCCATCGAGCTCCTTCTGCCGTGATGTCCGGCTGAGGCGAcatgatttacattttcactgccTGCGCGGGTGGGTAACAGAACggaaataaaatggaaagaagcGTGTCGTGCGTTCGTGGCTGCAGCGTTGACCTTCGAGAGGCCCGTGTGCTCGCTGGGTCCGGAACGAACACCTGTCCGTCCACATTTTTACCTCAGTCTTGGACTCTTGGAAAGCTACTTCATCATGATCCCCTCACCGAAACGCAGCAGAGAGGCCCACTacccgtaaaaaaaaaaaaaaaaaaaaaaaaaaaaaaaaaaaaggggacaaAAACGAATTAAGTCCTGCGATGATGAACGACATTAATGAAGTTAAACAAAAGGttgactttttaaacatttctaacATTTCGGCTTATATTTGAAATGGCTAATAACGTATAGTGTAACTGTACAGCACATTACAGCTCTCTAGTCTTTGTTTGGAGAGAATTATTAGTTACACCCGACCCGCTTCTAGAATATAACTTACTGGAGTTGTTCTCATGTACTaaacattttctgctgttgtgAAAGATCAACTGCGGCGGGCATGTCAAAATGTGGGAGTTTGAAATGCATCAATTGATGATCATGTGACATGTCTCGTTATTTACTAAAATTCTGTTAaccctctatatatatataaaggaaaGCAAACGAcctgcaaaaattaaacattttacaagtCACAGAAATGTGTAACAAAACAtagctcattttttaaaaaaacttgcaaaTCAATGATTATATCATTTTATTTGTCGAAACGTAGGATTTTGAGAATATCGGATACTGGAAACTACACATGCCGCTAAAAACACCTTCAGATCTGTCAACTTGTGGTCCAAACTCTTCTCTGAATTTCAAAATACCATttccaataaatgaataaataaacttagTCCCAGTAGTATAGTGGTAAAGGCACTTGACTTATTAGTCagcttcatttagctgacgtctCTAACATGATAGTCAATTTTCAAATGATTTGTCCGTTTGTACAGTagggttttctttttgcatcagtttagggtaaaaaccttaaatcaagggcactacagcaggactgggattcaaactggcaacttTTGAGTTGCAAGGTGACAACTAACTACTATACCACTTGTTGACTTAAAATGTCAAACTGTCAGTGTGAATAATGGTTACTAGAAAAGAATGCCACAAGCCAACACGTAATATACAGCttttacagtatatgcataGTGTGCAACTTCTCCAACAAACTTTTTATTTCCCTGTTGTACAGGCTTTTAGAGCTGTATTTGTAAGAGCAAATTAATTTGTTGATGTCACCTACACCTGTAAGTCAAATGTGTGAATCAGTGCTCCACTCCCTTTGCCTTTGTGTGTTCAGGAATGCTGCTCGGTACCTATGCAGGGTAGTTTCCAGCAGAGAAATTCCTTGGCCGTCTCCATGACTACGCCTCCCATTGCTGGAGCCTGCATGACATCGGCTCCTTTCCCTGGCCAGCAGGCACAAGCGGCGCGGGAGGTCAATACGGCATCGCTGTGCCGGATTGGCCAGGAGACCGTGCAAGACATTGTCTTCAGGACAATGGAGATCTTTCAGCTGCTCAGGAATATGCAGGTAGAGCGAAGGAGCTGTGATCTTTCCCCATGACTCGGTGAATAAACTTGCATTgtgattttggatttttaaatgcacaaattttacacatttctgctGTCCGGTCTGCACAACCAGACATCTTGCCGTGGTAGGGAGTCTAAAGCCGAGCGGACCTTGAAACATAGCTAACACAGAAACCGTTTTCAGGTTCCCTGCACTGCAATTTTCTTACTCTTCCACAGCTGCCAAACGGGGTGACGTACCACCCCAACACGCACCAGGACAGACTGGGCAAGCTGCAGGAACACCTCAGGCAGCTGTCTGTGCTTTTCCGAAAGTTGCGCCTGGTCTACGACAAGTGCAATGAGAATTGCGCTGGCCTGGACCCTGTGCCTACCGAGGTTAGTCGAAAAGCAGGCATACACACTTGCACTCTGACACTTACAAAATGTGTTGTCTCAACAGGTTAAGGTCAGTGATGCATTTCCACATAAGATGTCTCATCTCCTAAAAaaatttctccctttttttttttttttttttttttttaaaaaagagaaaaaaaaaaaaggcaggggGGGCAGGCTAAAGTGTGGATTTCAAGGGGCTTCAGATACAGGAATTGTCACCAGTTCCTGGGGTTTTTGTAGTTGCTTTATGGAGGTAAAGTTTCCTTTTCCTGCTATTTGGCATTTTGttcaaatgttctttttttggaaatccAAAGAATTTTCTTTCAGCATAAAAAATGGTTGCTGTAacagtttgtgtttgtctgAAGAATATTGATCAGATGTCACAAATGATGAGACATGCACTCCCAGTACTTGTGTCATTCTATGAATATCTATCTGAAACCCAGAAGGTTTTGAATATATTATTTCTAGGATTTTATAGGAACTTTTCCAAACTGCACCCTGAAACACGGTATCCCTTAAAATCACACAATATCCTTAAGGTGCGTTAAGATAGTGTAGTACTGTAGCATGtaaagctttggagaaacacttACAATGTGTCCTGTGCggtggacaaaataaatgaTGGGTCTCGGGAAGGTATGGAAGCTGTTCAGGGAGAGAAATCAGATGAGTGAGCCAGCCAGCATTACCTCACAGTTGCCTTGTTAGCCTCAGTGTTGGTAAGTGAACAGCTGGTAAAGTTACTGATGTCAGCATTTTCCAAGGAGGCAGTGACAGACTCCTAAGTGCTTTGGGCATTTCCCACGCTGAAAAATGACCaagtcatttcatttattttcctagGGAACCTGGAGAAAATATCTGCACCGTTCTTTTTCTATCAGGGAACCACATTCGTCTATAAGCAGGAGAGATGAGGTCATGAGTCACAAGCTCGATTCTGTGGAGCTCATTTTCCCTTCTGGCTGCCAAGAGAAACTTCCAGCTTTTCAGATTCAGTATTTCCCTTGTTTGGCTTTACACTGAAAATGAGCTTCCCTCTTATGTGCTTTGAGTTTTGCCAAAATTAGCGTAAAGTTGATACAGCCTTGAGTATGTGTTTTCTCTTGTAAACAATAGCAAATCAAGACCCTGTGGTTTTGCACATATGCCCAACTAAGCTCCCACCATCTTGGCCGAGTGGCTCAGTTCTCTGTTGTGGCATTTGGATACAGTGTAGTTCAGCCAAGCAGAATGCAAACTCCTCATAGCAGTAGCGATACATCAGAACCTATTTAGTAGTGTCGTAGATTGTTACATCCTGATAGCAGGAGTACTGCAAGTATCTAATAGTTGCTTTGACCTGTTGTCTATTTAGACAGAAGAGTCTGCTCCAGTAATGAATACTTTAAGTACATTAATACTTTTTTGAACATAAGGAAATCCATAGGAAATGCGGAACTAACATTAATGATAATTGTTTTCAGCATGTAACAGAGAGATGCGAGTCCTAAAGCAGAAAGTGGCGTATGAGCCTGAAGACATCAGCCACACCAGCAGGTGTCAGTGTGATTCAAAGCAAAAGCAATTCAAGGATCTGCTGGCGGCTGATGGCGTTGAGCCGGAGAGGCGGGATAGGATTGGACTGTCGGTTTAATGTCACTTTTGCAAGGACAGGCTGGGGAGATTTTATGAAGTGTCACACATTTCTCTTTGACACTTTAAAAATAGGATGCTGGGAACTTGAAGAATAGTatcaccatttaaaaaaaaaaatgtaactagcATTGGTGACCGTTTGCTTGAAGTGGGGAATTTATACAAAACAACAATAGTTTAACAACATTTGGGTTAAAAGAACGCATTTGTGTACAGTATGACTGACAGGTTGCTTACTTTTAGTGCCATTCAGGACCAGGAGCTTCTGGGTCCCCCAAGAAGAATCTCCATGCAGCATTTACTGTCAGATGCTGTCACTGGCTTCTGTCAAGTGTCGTATGATGGATGCATTTTGATAGACAACTTCAGTTACAGTTCGCATGTTTTATAATGTAACCTCTCTGCAGCAACCTGGTGAGCCACACAGAgtttaaagtgaaaaataaaaccagaTCACTCACCAGATTCCACTTGCACATAAAAAGTTGGGATGAGAAGTGGcttaggttctgttaaaaactTAAAGCTATTATTAAATTAGCTGTACAACATTATATTTTCATCAGCAGCTCATAAAATGCAGGGTCAGTTTCCCTGTATGTTAGAAACGGTACAGTGTAAACTAGACACCAGTTTGTTTCATCTTAGACCTAATatgcctgaaaataaaataaaaactgaacaacCTCCTCTTCACTATGTTGTTCTGCTTTACACATGCAAAATGTTGCATGTGGCAGATGAGAATGAAACAAAGGACAATCTGCTGCATTGAAATAGAAGAAACTAtaaagtgtttcaccttaatTTCACCTTCTATAAAAGTGGCCATGAGGAAGAGAAACATGAATATGTCTGTCAATGTCTAGTCATTTTTCCCTTTCCAGTCAGAAAACATAATAATCggtaataaaaaatgtaacagacACATTCCTACATTTATTTGCTGAGTATTTTGTGCAAATCTTGAATACAGccattaatacataaaaacacgCTGTGTGAAATTACACCTGTACAGCTCAGACACTGCACCCATTTCCTTCATGGTGCTATTTGGAGTTTGAGAGCATTTCACTGCCGTCTAATGGTGGCCATTTTCACTGCACAACAGAGAAACTTTAGAAAGTAAAgcggtgaagaaaatgtaattaacagTAAACTGGGAAATGTTCATATCATTGAAAAGTCTTAACTCTGATGTTTATAACACGAGGTGTAATTGCACATAGTTTTCCAGCacgtttaaaatatttcttgcaCATTTTTCTATTATAGCAACTCATCCCGTACGCAGAGCAGGAGGTCTCCAAACATGATGATCATTTGGCCAATCAGATGCGCTATGCCGGTGAGGAAAGGAGGGAGGTGCTGGAGGTCAACAAGGTAAAAAGAGAGAGTCTAGAGTTTGTTTACTCTTCGCTTGTATGCTTGTTTAACGCCTGAATACAAAGATACTCATTAAAAAGCATACATATGGCTCAAGGTTACTCAGTGAAGAACGCTGTATTTATCTGCCTGGGACTGGAGCTCTGTATCCTTGACAGGGATAGAGCCCTGGGATTTGTTTCACACGGTTGGTCTCACTCTTAAGACTCTACCCCATCCCATCCTgccccttttttcccttttgcccCATGCAAATGTGAATTTCTAATGCTGAAGTCAGAACTTGGCACAGTCAGACACTACACAGTCTGAATCGAAGGAACACATTTGGAAGAATCCTTTCCGTCACAGACCAGGCTGGTCCCTGGGACCGTGGCTCACA
This genomic interval from Scleropages formosus chromosome 23, fSclFor1.1, whole genome shotgun sequence contains the following:
- the med30 gene encoding mediator of RNA polymerase II transcription subunit 30, with protein sequence MQGSFQQRNSLAVSMTTPPIAGACMTSAPFPGQQAQAAREVNTASLCRIGQETVQDIVFRTMEIFQLLRNMQLPNGVTYHPNTHQDRLGKLQEHLRQLSVLFRKLRLVYDKCNENCAGLDPVPTEQLIPYAEQEVSKHDDHLANQMRYAGEERREVLEVNKKLKQKNQQLKQIMDQLRNLIWEINSMLAMRN